The Paenibacillus pabuli DNA segment AGCCAGCCGGTCTGCCTGATAAATATAGGTTAACACTTCAGCCACCAGCTGATACAGTTCGGCCGGAATTTGCTCGTCCAAGTCCAGCTTGGACAAAACTTCCACCAGTGCAGCATCTTCCTGAACAGGTACCCCGTTTTCTTTTGCTTTATCCAGAATAGCCTCCGCCACTTTGCCGCGACCTTTGGCTACGACGACTGGAGCTTCGCTTTCTCCCGGTACGTATTTTAAGGCAACAGCCTTTTTGGAAAGAAGATCTGACTGCGGCTCATCTTTCATACTCGCATATCCACCCCTTTGTAGCGATCAGGGCTGTAATCAGATGCATTTATTTTACGCTCAGCACCCGGTTCCTGGCCGACTGGCCAAGGCTCTGTCTTAAAGGAGAGTAATTGGTATCCCAGCTTATCCAGGGCCTCATGGATCACTTCCCGCCCGCTATCCAGAAGCGGCCCCATGCCCTCCCGATCGTTGAGTACACGAAGGCTGACAATATTGTTGACGACATGCACATCGACCAGAGTAGGCCCGAGACTCTTCATGTCCAGATCAAACCACAACCTGCAATTCGATGCATCCAGTTCACCACGCTGGCCCCGCCGGGATTGTATCTGTACAGACGCGGTCTCTTCTCCGTTGGGTCCGGTAATCGGGATGAACCAGTGCATCTGGGCAAAGGTAGAGCCTCGGTCGGTTGTCAGCAGCAACTGCTGACCCGTCAGGTATTGCACAGCCTGCCCGGCGGCTTCCTTCAGGGCCGCCGGGGCACTGTCGCTGCTGGCAAGCTGCAGCAGCAAGCCCTTCAGCGAGTCCGCAGAGCCTGGACTCGCCGGCTCACCCACGCGCGGCTGCGCAGCCGCGCCGTGCACCGCCTGCTGCTCGTGCTCCGCACCGAGCAGCTTCAGCACGCGCCCCACCCACGGGTCTCCCTCGTGGGTGACAGGCGCGTGCTGTGCGGCAGCGCCCGCAGGTGCTGCCGCACTCCCCCCAGCCGGCAGCGCATCAGCGCCGGCTGGCATAGGCTGCGGCACGCCTCCGGCAGCCGCAGCCGCCTGGCCGCCCGCAGGTGCAGGGGCGGCCTGTGCTGCCGCACCAGGCTGTGCCGGTGCGGCAGTGGACGCGCTGCGCAGCGCGTCCAGCAGGGCCAGCAGCTTCGGCGCCAGCTGCGCTGCCGTTGGTGCTCCTGCCCCGGCTTGCGCTGCTGCGGGCGAAGCACTCGCAGCTGCAGGCGTCTCTGCGCGGCCTTCTGTTCGCCCAGCCGCGCCCCCTTCCTGCTGGCCGGCAATCGCTCGGCCAGCAGCCACATCCGCTGCTGCCCCAGGTATACCCTGACGGCCTGCTTCGGCTGCACGCTGGCTCTCTCCTGGGATTCCCGTCCCTGCCTGAATGCCTGATCCTGATTTTCCAGCCGTCTCCGCTTGTCCGGTTCCAGATTTCATTCCATCCTCAGGACTCCCTGTGCCTGAGCCGGTCTGTACAGCTCCGCGCACGTCAGCCGCTGCACTATTGTTCGACATCGGAACAGTTCCGGCTCCTACTGGTGCTGTAGTTGTACCTTGCGGCAATGGTGCCGTATGGCCAGAGGTTCCCGCCTGACGTCCTCCAGACGGAGACATTCCAGAATCATCCGTCTGCTGCCCTCCGGCAACTGTCATAGGCAAACCACCCGGCACTGGCAGCTTTGGCGTACCTGCCTGTTCTCCCGTCAACGCGGTTTTGCCCGCATTCTGAATAAGAAATGTTTCCAATTGCTCCGTTAACCCTTTTAGCAGCTGGTGGAGGGGTGGACCAAATACCGTCTGATGCAGACCTTTTACCGTCTCCGCCGTGATTGGTAGACCACGCTGAAAAGCAATTCCCGTCGCCTGCACCCACTCCTCCACAGGTACCTGAGCAGGTTTGGCAGTCATCATATTTTGAACCATGGCCACATTATCCTTCGTAAGCGGTAACCCGCTGCGCTGCATGGCGAGCAGCAGTTCCCGATTCCCCTTGGTATCCGGCAGCCCTACCTCTTGAAGCAAATTGTTTAAGGATGCTTGCGGCAGTTCAGACAACGTGCCTGCCAGCGGCTTCATAACGGTCACCCCATTCTCTCCGGGCGGCTGTACCTGAAGTAGTGTGGTTTCTCCTGGGCGAAGAGGTGTCTCGAGCTTGGCACGTACCTGTACGCCCTGAATTTGCAGAACAGCATCTCCACCATCCTCTGAGACACTTACGACAGATCCACGTACAACCTGACCCTCCTTAAGCTCAAGCGGCTTGGCATTCCCCGGCTTGCTGTCTCCCAGGAGACCACGAATCATGGAGCTAATATTCACGGTTCTCTCCCTCCTTCCCTTACGCTTTGGTTAAAATAAAGTATGCTGCTCGCCGAGCAGATTGCCGAGAAAGCTCCGACGGTGCATCGGCGTGGCTCCAAGAGCCATGATCTGTTCGCGATGAAACTTCGTTGCATATCCCTTATGTATCGACAGACCATATTCCGGATATAACGTCTCCCATTCGTCCTTGCAGAGCCGATCGCGGGTTACCTTCGCGATTATGGATGCTGCTGCGATGGACTGGCTGTTGGCATCCCCTTTGATAATGGAGACCTGGGGGACGTTGACGTCCACTTTTTCGGCATCAACTAATAGATAATCAGGCACACCGTCCAGAGCCTCTACCGCACGTTTCATTGCAAGTCGGGTAGCCTGTTTAATATTGAGACGATCTATTGTTTCTGCATCCGCAAAACCTACACCTACGGACAACGCCTTTTCCATAATTACGTCATACAGAGCTTCACGCTTCTTCTCTGTTAGTTTTTTGGAATCATTGACACCCTCCAGTATCAGATCACGAGGCAATATGACAGCAGCGGCCACTACATCTCCGAATAGACATCCCCTGCCCACCTCATCAATCCCCGCAATTCGCTCAAAACCACTCTCCCAATACTCCCGCTCATGAAGCAGCAGATCACGGGGTTCACTCTCTGCTTTTTTCTTCTTCGATTCAGAAGAAGGTTCCAGTGGTATCAATTCATTCATTTCATTAAGTTCTGTCATTTCTTTCATCTCCTCTACCCACGCTTGCTTCACAACGTTTCTCTCTTATAAGCCATTGATAATGCTTCAATCCACCACAATACCACACGTATAAAAGGAAGCTTCCTCAACAATTCGTTTAGCTGATGATATCTCAATCCCTGGAAACCTCTTGGGTAATCCGCCAACCGCTTGACACACTGATATGTTCAGTTCAAGAGATAATCACTTGCTCTCTTGATTACACTCTGAACTTAGTACTCTGTAATAGACGCAGATTCTCGCTCTTTGTTTTTCAGATTAGCAAATATCACATCATCTTCATGAGCAGCTGGATATGCATATATGATAATAAGTGTTGGTTTCTTCATTTATCGGTATCTGGAGATTTAAATTGAAGATATTCTGTAATAGACCAGCCCAATCGCTTTAACTCTCATCATAGCACGATTTCAACACCCCAGATATACACACAAGACAATCTCATCCTTTCCTATTTGTGGACCTCTTCTATCCCTGTTTTTATAATGGCAACTCTATCAGAGGCTTCTCATATTTTTTGTACAAATGACAAAAGCGACCGCTCCCGGTAATCCGGTAACGGCCGCTTCTTTCGGCTCAACATCGTAATGTGAAAATCAGTTTTAATATGGAGCTTCCATAGAGAAACGCCCCATCTTGCCTGCACGCAACTCACGCAGAAATGCACGTGATGCCTTTTCCAGATCCACACGTCCGCCGCTAACGATACAGCCCCGTTTACGACCAACCTGTTCCATGATGGCTATAACGCTATCCGAGTCGTCTGCATCCTTGGAGAACTCCTGAAGCTCGTAACGTTCCTCCAGAGCATCCCAGTAGTAACGCATCAGGTAACTGATTGCAAAGAATGCGATATCCTCGGCATTGAGGATCTCTTCCTTGATGGCTCCTGTAACCGCAAGTCGATAACCTACATTCTGATCCTCGAATTTGGGCCACAAAATACCTGGAGTATCGAGCAGTTCCATCTCTTTGCCCACTTTAATCCATTGTTGACCCTTTGTTACGCCAGGACGATCTCCTGTCGCCGCAATGTTTCGACCAGCGAGCCGGTTAATCAATGTGGATTTCCCAACGTTGGGAATACCTACAATGAGTGCACGAACTGCACGCGGGTTAATGCCTTTTGCCAGTTGACGATCAATCTTCTCTTTTAGCAGCAATCTTGCTTGTGCGGGAATGTCTTTTACATTGGTACCTGTAGAAGCATCCACAGGGAATGCGGTGATTCCCTCATTTTTGAAATGGGCAATCCATTCCTGCGTCACCTTAGCATCAGCAAGGTCAGACTTGTTTAACAGAATCATCCGGGGCTTACCCTGTAAAATTTCATCAATCATCGGATTTCGGCTGGAGACAGGCAGACGGGCATCCAGCAGTTCGATGACCACGTCAATCAGCTTTAACTTATCCTGAATCTGGCGTCTGGCCCGGGTCATGTGACCTGGAAACCATTGTATCGTCACCTTGTCTTCACCTCATTATTTAATGATATATACGCTAATGCTACAATTCACTTCGTCACTTTCATTGGCAAAACATGTTTCCGGTCGCGGGTATCCCCATTCTTATTTTGCCCTCTCTGGTAGCGAGTAAACGATATATTTAGCTTATATATCCTGAACTTGATTAGTGGTTAATCCACTTGATATCACCGATCGGCCAGAAAATAACATCTGCACGTCCTACGATATCTTCTAGAGACACGTATCCAATCATACGGCTATCCGTACTGTTCGGACGATTATCGCCCATTACAAATACATGACCTTCTGGTACCTTTCCATCCGGGAATTGCTCATTCGGGAAGTCCTTCACATTGTAGGTTCCACCATTCGCTTCGGCTGCATCAATCGCTCCCTGAATGTAGGTCTCATTCACTTTCTCTCCGTTTACCATAACCGTATCACCACTCACCTGAACTGTATCACCAGCTACAGCAATGACACGTTTAATGAAATCACGTCCTTCAGAAGGAACATGGAATACGATAACCTCTCCGCGCTGTGGTTCCCGGATATCGTACAGGATTTCATTCACGATGACACGTTCACCTGTATGGAAATTCGGCTGCATGGAAGGTCCGTCCACGACAAACGGTTTGAATAATAACCATCGAATTAAAATAACGAGCACCAATGCGATCACAATCGCTTTGAGCCATTCGACAATCTCATTTTTGGCTTTTTTGGATCGACTGCCTTTCTCTTCGGCAGAATTGTCCTGGTGTTGAACTTCCTGTTCCATTATTGATCTTCCTCTCTTCACGGTACATGTTATAGCAGTTTACACATCCAGCATTTTCACATCATTCATTTCATTGAATTCATGCAAAATTCTCAAATCAGTTATGTACTTCTACACGAGCATTTCATTCCGGTACAAATTATCCATATTACCTATGCCCTAACTGATTACACAAGCCTCCCGGACTCTCACGCGTGTGCCGCCATACCATTTTACTCGGAAGTGTACCTCCGGTTCAACTTTTCCCAGACAAAAACGAAAAGGGCTTGTCTCCAAGCCCTCTCCGGTATCCGTTATATTAACGAATTTCTTTAATTCTCGCTGCTTTACCGCGTAGTTCACGAAGATAATAAAGCTTCGCACGACGCACTTTACCACGGCGAGCCACATCGATTTTATCGATTTTAGGGGAATGAAGCGGGAAAGTTCTTTCCACACCTACACCGTAAGAAATTTTACGAACTGTAAAAGTCTCACTGATTCCACCACCACGGCGCTTGATCACAACACCTTCGAACAATTGGATACGCTCACGAGTTCCCTCGATAACCTTAACGTGCACTTTCAAAGTGTCACCAGGACGAAAACTCGGAATATCTTTGCGAAGTTGTTCTTGAGTAATCGCTTGAACGATATTCATCTATGACTCCCTCCTTCCGTACAGGCGTTCATACTTCTTCCGGAGAACACCCTGTCTCCTTCATTATCCATAGAGGACCGCCGTATTCCACATAACAGAATTATTGTACCATGCCATATATCAAAACACAAGAAAAAATAAACATAATATCTCAAACTACTCTTCCATCTGAAGTCAACCACATTACGGAAAAAATAATGTAACTTTCTGTCAAGAATGTTCGTCTATGATATAGCTTGGCGGATTACTGAATGACTGTCTGAAATTGCGCTAAGAAACGAAATTGTATAAGGAGAAACAACCGAGCTATGAAATATTGGAAAAGATTTATCCTTGCGGCACTAGCCGCAATCACCTGTATCATTACGCTATATGCCTATGCTGTTAATCATCCGACCAATGCACTATCACACAAAGCATGCACATCCTGGGACATGGTCAAACGTAAAGCGTTCCTGATGTCTCACACGGACTACTCAAGCAAGACCGGGCTGAATCTGGCTACCTTTCAAGTTGCGCCTGGTACGGCTACAGAAGTTCCTGTACTCATGTATCACTACATACAACCCAAAGCGAATAATCACGAAACAGGAAACAAATCGATAATTAATCTTGAAGATTTCGAAGACAATATGAAGTACTTGTATGATGAAGGGTATCATACGATTACACTGGAGCAGCTAGAAGACTACGTAAATGGTCTGATCTCACTGCCGAAGAAATCTATTGTCATCACTTTTGATGATGGATATCAGAACAATTATACACTTGCCTATCCCGTGCTCAAAAAATATAATTTTCATGCTTCCCTTTTTGTCATCGGCAGCAAGATTCAGGATCAGCCAGCTGATTTTGATCCCGCCAAGAAAACGTTTATCTCCGAACCGGAGATGAAGGCTGCAGCAGACGTGTTTGAGTTTAACAGCCACACCTACAACCTGCATCACAAGGGGTTTATGCGCTGCGGTGAGAGCGTGCCTGTAGGACTCGATACAAGCCTGCTGAACGATGACATCAAGATGATGAAGGAAAAAGGAATCGATACGCCCTATCTGGCTTACCCTTTCGGTTATACCAGCACACAGATGATTTATCACCTGCAGCAAAATGGTTATCGTATGGCCTTCTCCGTTCGTTCCGGGTTTGTTCGTCCGGGTGATAATCCGATGAAGCTACCAAGACTAACGGTGACGACCGGGACGGATTTGGCCAAATTGCTTAACCCCGAAGCCGATCAGTCAGATATACTCCCTCTGGTCGATATCAGTCAATAGAAGCTATATTAACACTTCTCCGCCTGGATATAGAGTCGAGCTGTACAGTCTTTTGGACTGCGGCTCGGCTTTTTTGGTGGTCCTTGCGGCCAGTTCAACTTTAGAGCTGGAATACAGGACAGCTTCGTTCGCATCGTAGATGATGATCTGTTCCTTCCCGGACTGACAGAGATCCGCATGTACGGCATATCCTTCTTTTCCGAATTCTGCAATCGTTTGCATCTCTCCATCCACCAAAGAAGGCAGCACACCTCCGCCTCTGCGATACGCCAATATATAATCCAGTCCGCTATCATTCCAGTCACGTACAGGCTCTATAATCGTTAGCCATCCACGTGTAGTACGATCTTCCTTCCAGAGTTCTCTTCCCTCGCAATCCAATAAAAACATGCCGTCTTTACCGTGTTCATCTCCGCGGACAATACGATCAAGACCAGCAATTTGCAAACCGCTCAACCCGTCGCAAAACCTCCCTAACGCAATGTGTTGTGATTCAATTGAATCGGCATAGCGCCATTTCTCACGGCCGTAACGGTCCATCATTACGGTTACACTGCCGCCGATAACAATTTCAATGTCACCGTCTCCGTCCACATCTCCAAACCAGATACAATCGGCATGATCGTCCAGATCTGTACAAGACCACAGCAAGGTTCCGTCATGATCCAGCATGTCATAGCCTGCCATAACCTCATCCTTCCCATCAGCATCAATATCGTATACCCATGGAAAATGTCCAACATTGCCTTCGTGCTTCCATAGAAGATTAAAATCATGATCAAGTGCCCATAAGGTTTTATAACGATCTTTCAGTATGACATCCAGCTTCTGTTTATCCCCGGTCAGATTCGCAAGAATAATGCAGTCATGTGCCTCATCACCCGGTAAAGAATGTGTACTTTTAATATCCCCGGTTTTTCCGTCCAAAACCAGAAACTGTTTATTCATAATACAAACGACTTCATTGTTCCCGTCTCCATCCCAATCCGCAATTTGAGCGGGGTAATCCGATCCTGGACCACCTGCATCCGGGTCAGGTTTTCCCACTTGCCAGAGGAGCTCTCCATCCAGATCATATGCCGTCAGACAGGTTACCTGATGCGGAACATAACGGTCATCAATTCCGCCATCGGCTTGAACCAGCAGCATCTCTAATCGACCATCTCCATTCAGGTCCCCAAGAAGCATTTTGCAGCGTTCCCCGGCTTGACTTATATCTACTCTGCCGATCTCGTAAGGCTGATGATACATAATCTTCCTCCTCCGTTTTTTCGTTATAGATTCCTCTTACTAAATTTAACATAAAGATCTCATCTATTTTTTATAACTCTTGTGCTGAAATTCTAAAAAATATACTTTCTCATTGTTTACTCATGCCGTACGTGATCTAAGCATCATCATTTAATCCATTCCAAAAACTCAAGCCGATTGCCAAAAGGATCGTTAACATAAAAGCGTTTTACCCCTTCATCCGTCCTCGCATTGTCATCTATGATATAAACCTGATTACCGTTTAGATGTTCCTTCAATGCGTCTAAGTTCTGAACGTGAAATGCTGGATGAGCTTTTGCAGCGGGTACAAAATCTTTTTGTACTCCAATATGCACCTGATGAGTTCCGCAAAGGAACCAAACGCCACCACGTTTTTTTAGAGCTTCAGGTTTAGGGATCTCTGTCCACCCCATAACGTTATGAAAAAATCTCCGGGCTTCCGCTTCGCATCCTTCTGGAGCCGCAAGTTGGACATGATCAAGACCATAGAAGTTATAAGTCATTTAAACAACGCCCTCCTGTTTCATTTAGTAAAACCGGGTTTCATAATATTATTTTATAACAGTCTGCGTGCTAAATCCATCTTTTTACATTTAAAGTCGTTACGAGAAGTTCAGCATACGCGTCCCCCACAACACAAAAAGACCAACCTTTGTTGCCAAAGGATGGCCTTTATACCTTGTGATCGTAGCAACACTACTTATCATGCTATCTTAAAATATTTGCATCTACTCGGAAGTCCGTTCCATCTCAGAACGAAGTTTGTCGAGCCATATCCGTTCTTTCTCGGTCAATTCGGCGGTATCCAGCATATCGGGTCTGCGCTCGAGCGTACGGATCAGGGACTGTTCTCTGCGCCATGCATCAATATTCAGATGATGGCCAGATAACAACACATCCGGTACCTTCATGCCTCTGAATTCAGGCGGTCGTGTATAATGCGGATATTCGAGCAGCCCTGTGCTGAACGAATCCGTTACAGCACTCGTCTCGTTTCCGAGGACACCCGGGATAAGACGAGCAATGCTGTCAATGGCCACCATTGCAGGCAGCTCACCTCCGGTTAATACATAGTCCCCAATGGACAACTCGTCGGTGACCAGAAATTCGCGTATACGCTCATCATAGCCTTCATAATGTCCACAAATAAAAATCAGATGATCTTCCTGTACCAGTTCTTCCGCTTTTTTCTGTGTAAATGTCTCGCCTTGCGGACACATTAGGATGATACGAGGAGCTTTGGTGGATAACGATGTTGACTCTTCATTACGCTTTTCAAGCACATCCTCAACAGCAGCAAAGATCGGATCAGGCTTTAAGACCATCCCCCCGCCTCCACCATAAGGTGTATCATCAACCGTATTGTGTTTATTCGTAGCATAGTTCCGGAAGTTTACTGCATTCAGAGACACAAGACCCTTGGCCTGTGCTTTGCCAAGAATGCTTGTCCCGAATACACCTTCGAACATTTCTGGAAATAGCGTTAATACATCCACTCTCATGTTAAAGCAATCCTTCCATCAGATGAACCTTAACCAGTTTCTCATTAACATCAACATCAAGCACCACATCATCAATAACGGGTAGCAAGATTTCCTTGCCTGCCGCTGTTTTAACAACCCATACGTCATTTGCTCCAGGCGTCAGAATCTCGGAGATCGTTCCGAGGTTTTCACCTTCTTCAGTCACGACAGTACATCCAACGATTTGGTGGAAGTAGTACTCATTCTCCTCCAGTTCAGCCAAGTTCTCTTTAGATACTTTAGCTATGCCGCCTTTGAACTTTTCCACTTCATTGATGTTTCCGTACTCTTTCAATCGAACGATATACATATTTTTATGCAATCGAGCTGATTCCACATGAACCAGCACAGGGTGGTTATCGGGCGTAAACAAATACAGCTCCGCATCCTTCGCAAAGCGCACTTCCGGGAAATCGGTTAAAGGCATGATTCTCAACTCGCCACGAATTCCGTGCGTATTGACGATTTTACCTACATTCATAAACTCTGCCATACGTTCCTCCTGCATTTGATTCTATAGAATTCAATCCTTATTACACTGCACACTACGCGGTCAGAACAATCTTCCGATCACTGTTACCCCAGATTTCTTTGGTCTTCATATCAAAGGTTAAAAATCCGGTGGTAAAGGTGAGTTAATGCTTACGAAGTAGCTTTCTTCCAGAAAGCTTTTAGCTATACTTCTTCAGATTTGTTCTGCCCTCTCCGTTATTGTGTAATTCTAAAATCAATTTATATAATGGGTTTTATTGATAAGTTCAGCATGCACGAAAAGGGGCTAGGACATGCATCCTAACCCCCTTTCGTATATCTTTAAGATATGATATCGACGGTAACCCGTTTATCCATCTTAACTGCTGCTGATGTGACGACCGTACGAAGAGATTTTGCGATTCGCCCTTGTTTACCAATAACCTTCCCGACATCGTCAGGATGAACAGTTAACTCGTAAACGACAAGCCGGTCTTTCTCAACCGTCCGAACCGCCACATCTTCCGGATGATCGACCAAAGCCTTAGCAATTATGCTTACTAATTCTTCCATAGATGACCCTCCGAATCAGCACCTTATTTAGTCAATTTAGACTCGTGGAACTTCTTCATCACGCCCGCTTTGCTCAGCAAGTTGCGGACAGTGTCGGATGCTTGCGCACCGTTTTGAAGCCATTGCAATGCTTTATCTTCATCGATCTTAACAACAGCCGGTTGTTCAACCGGGTTGTAGTAACCGATCTCCTCGATAAAACGACCGTCACGTGGGGAACGGGAATCCGATACCACTACGCGGTAGAAAGGAGCTTTGTGAGCACCCATACGTTTCAGACGAATACGAACTGCCATTTGAAAATTCACCTCCTTCAATGAAATCTGTATATTCCTTAGCAACCCTTGCAATCAACGGAAAGGAAACTTCATTCCTTTGCCAAGACCCTTCAGCTGCTTCATTGCCTTGTTCTTGCCGCCTTTAGGTCCCATCATATCCGAGAACTGTTTCATCATGCGGCGCATTTCATCAAACTGCTTGATCAGACGATTTACCTCTGCGAGGGATGTACCGCTACCTGTAGCAATCCGTTTCCGGCGACTATGATTGATCATGTCGGGGTTGCGCTTCTCCTCGGTAGTCATGGAGTACACAATCGCTTCGATCCGGCCCATTTGCTTGTCGTCGACTTTCAGGTCCTTGGCTTGCTTCATCTTGCCCATGCCGGGAATCATATCCATAATCTGATCGATTGGTCCTAGCTTCTTCACCTGATCCATTTGCTCCAGGAAATCCTCGAACGTAAATTCTGCATTACGCATTTTGCGTTCCATTTCCTTGGCTTTTTCGGTATCAATGTTGGATTGTGCTTTCTCAATCAGAGAGAGCATATCCCCCATCCCGAGAATCCGTGAAGCCATCCGTTCCGGATGGAAAGGTTCAAGAGCATCAAGCTTCTCACCGAGTGAAGCAAACTT contains these protein-coding regions:
- the rplS gene encoding 50S ribosomal protein L19, which encodes MNIVQAITQEQLRKDIPSFRPGDTLKVHVKVIEGTRERIQLFEGVVIKRRGGGISETFTVRKISYGVGVERTFPLHSPKIDKIDVARRGKVRRAKLYYLRELRGKAARIKEIR
- the rimM gene encoding ribosome maturation factor RimM (Essential for efficient processing of 16S rRNA), translating into MAEFMNVGKIVNTHGIRGELRIMPLTDFPEVRFAKDAELYLFTPDNHPVLVHVESARLHKNMYIVRLKEYGNINEVEKFKGGIAKVSKENLAELEENEYYFHQIVGCTVVTEEGENLGTISEILTPGANDVWVVKTAAGKEILLPVIDDVVLDVDVNEKLVKVHLMEGLL
- a CDS encoding KH domain-containing protein codes for the protein MEELVSIIAKALVDHPEDVAVRTVEKDRLVVYELTVHPDDVGKVIGKQGRIAKSLRTVVTSAAVKMDKRVTVDIIS
- the trmD gene encoding tRNA (guanosine(37)-N1)-methyltransferase TrmD, which gives rise to MRVDVLTLFPEMFEGVFGTSILGKAQAKGLVSLNAVNFRNYATNKHNTVDDTPYGGGGGMVLKPDPIFAAVEDVLEKRNEESTSLSTKAPRIILMCPQGETFTQKKAEELVQEDHLIFICGHYEGYDERIREFLVTDELSIGDYVLTGGELPAMVAIDSIARLIPGVLGNETSAVTDSFSTGLLEYPHYTRPPEFRGMKVPDVLLSGHHLNIDAWRREQSLIRTLERRPDMLDTAELTEKERIWLDKLRSEMERTSE
- a CDS encoding ribonuclease HII, whose translation is MTELNEMNELIPLEPSSESKKKKAESEPRDLLLHEREYWESGFERIAGIDEVGRGCLFGDVVAAAVILPRDLILEGVNDSKKLTEKKREALYDVIMEKALSVGVGFADAETIDRLNIKQATRLAMKRAVEALDGVPDYLLVDAEKVDVNVPQVSIIKGDANSQSIAAASIIAKVTRDRLCKDEWETLYPEYGLSIHKGYATKFHREQIMALGATPMHRRSFLGNLLGEQHTLF
- a CDS encoding EscU/YscU/HrcU family type III secretion system export apparatus switch protein, whose protein sequence is MKDEPQSDLLSKKAVALKYVPGESEAPVVVAKGRGKVAEAILDKAKENGVPVQEDAALVEVLSKLDLDEQIPAELYQLVAEVLTYIYQADRLASGREGEDRW
- the rpsP gene encoding 30S ribosomal protein S16, yielding MAVRIRLKRMGAHKAPFYRVVVSDSRSPRDGRFIEEIGYYNPVEQPAVVKIDEDKALQWLQNGAQASDTVRNLLSKAGVMKKFHESKLTK
- a CDS encoding VOC family protein, which produces MTYNFYGLDHVQLAAPEGCEAEARRFFHNVMGWTEIPKPEALKKRGGVWFLCGTHQVHIGVQKDFVPAAKAHPAFHVQNLDALKEHLNGNQVYIIDDNARTDEGVKRFYVNDPFGNRLEFLEWIK
- the ylqF gene encoding ribosome biogenesis GTPase YlqF; its protein translation is MTIQWFPGHMTRARRQIQDKLKLIDVVIELLDARLPVSSRNPMIDEILQGKPRMILLNKSDLADAKVTQEWIAHFKNEGITAFPVDASTGTNVKDIPAQARLLLKEKIDRQLAKGINPRAVRALIVGIPNVGKSTLINRLAGRNIAATGDRPGVTKGQQWIKVGKEMELLDTPGILWPKFEDQNVGYRLAVTGAIKEEILNAEDIAFFAISYLMRYYWDALEERYELQEFSKDADDSDSVIAIMEQVGRKRGCIVSGGRVDLEKASRAFLRELRAGKMGRFSMEAPY
- a CDS encoding polysaccharide deacetylase family protein, coding for MKYWKRFILAALAAITCIITLYAYAVNHPTNALSHKACTSWDMVKRKAFLMSHTDYSSKTGLNLATFQVAPGTATEVPVLMYHYIQPKANNHETGNKSIINLEDFEDNMKYLYDEGYHTITLEQLEDYVNGLISLPKKSIVITFDDGYQNNYTLAYPVLKKYNFHASLFVIGSKIQDQPADFDPAKKTFISEPEMKAAADVFEFNSHTYNLHHKGFMRCGESVPVGLDTSLLNDDIKMMKEKGIDTPYLAYPFGYTSTQMIYHLQQNGYRMAFSVRSGFVRPGDNPMKLPRLTVTTGTDLAKLLNPEADQSDILPLVDISQ
- the lepB gene encoding signal peptidase I codes for the protein MEQEVQHQDNSAEEKGSRSKKAKNEIVEWLKAIVIALVLVILIRWLLFKPFVVDGPSMQPNFHTGERVIVNEILYDIREPQRGEVIVFHVPSEGRDFIKRVIAVAGDTVQVSGDTVMVNGEKVNETYIQGAIDAAEANGGTYNVKDFPNEQFPDGKVPEGHVFVMGDNRPNSTDSRMIGYVSLEDIVGRADVIFWPIGDIKWINH
- a CDS encoding DNA ligase codes for the protein MNISSMIRGLLGDSKPGNAKPLELKEGQVVRGSVVSVSEDGGDAVLQIQGVQVRAKLETPLRPGETTLLQVQPPGENGVTVMKPLAGTLSELPQASLNNLLQEVGLPDTKGNRELLLAMQRSGLPLTKDNVAMVQNMMTAKPAQVPVEEWVQATGIAFQRGLPITAETVKGLHQTVFGPPLHQLLKGLTEQLETFLIQNAGKTALTGEQAGTPKLPVPGGLPMTVAGGQQTDDSGMSPSGGRQAGTSGHTAPLPQGTTTAPVGAGTVPMSNNSAAADVRGAVQTGSGTGSPEDGMKSGTGQAETAGKSGSGIQAGTGIPGESQRAAEAGRQGIPGAAADVAAGRAIAGQQEGGAAGRTEGRAETPAAASASPAAAQAGAGAPTAAQLAPKLLALLDALRSASTAAPAQPGAAAQAAPAPAGGQAAAAAGGVPQPMPAGADALPAGGSAAAPAGAAAQHAPVTHEGDPWVGRVLKLLGAEHEQQAVHGAAAQPRVGEPASPGSADSLKGLLLQLASSDSAPAALKEAAGQAVQYLTGQQLLLTTDRGSTFAQMHWFIPITGPNGEETASVQIQSRRGQRGELDASNCRLWFDLDMKSLGPTLVDVHVVNNIVSLRVLNDREGMGPLLDSGREVIHEALDKLGYQLLSFKTEPWPVGQEPGAERKINASDYSPDRYKGVDMRV